Proteins encoded together in one Lachnospiraceae bacterium JLR.KK008 window:
- the nagE gene encoding N-acetylglucosamine-specific PTS transporter subunit IIBC, which yields MMKYLQKLGKSLMLPVACLPVCGILMGVGYALSPATMQGGDITGAAAILGFFLIKAGGALIDNMSWLFAIGVSVGMSDDNDGTAGLAGLVSWLMITNALATSTLAVITGGEPDVAFGKIQNQFIGILAGIIGATCYNKFKNTKLPDFLAFFSGKRFVAIITAVISILVAGVLFFVWPIIFGGLVALGEGISGLGAIGSGIYAFLNRLLIPFGLHHALNSVFWFDAVGINDLGNFWGNTGTPGVTGMYMAGFFPSMMFGLPAAALAIVHTSKPERKKATASIMGAAALCSFICGVTEPFEFAFMFLAPALYVVYAILYGIFAGVSVALGFRAGFSFSAGLTDLVFSSQLPLAQKIWLIVPLGIAAVVVFYLVFRVMISKFDLKTPGREDDDISDDEKNAVLANNDFTKVAEIVLAGLGGKANVTSLDNCVTRLRLEIKDYTAIDESKIKSAGVAGVIRPSKNSVQVIVGTKVQFVADEMKKML from the coding sequence ATGATGAAGTATTTACAGAAATTAGGGAAATCCCTGATGCTTCCTGTAGCCTGTCTTCCGGTCTGCGGTATATTGATGGGTGTCGGTTATGCGTTATCTCCGGCAACAATGCAGGGTGGTGATATTACCGGCGCAGCTGCGATTCTTGGATTTTTCCTCATCAAAGCAGGGGGTGCTTTGATTGACAATATGTCGTGGCTGTTCGCGATCGGCGTGAGTGTTGGCATGTCCGATGATAACGACGGTACGGCAGGCCTTGCAGGTCTCGTATCCTGGCTGATGATCACCAATGCTCTGGCAACCAGTACATTGGCTGTCATCACAGGCGGAGAGCCGGATGTGGCATTTGGCAAGATCCAGAACCAGTTTATCGGTATTCTGGCAGGTATTATCGGCGCTACATGCTACAACAAGTTTAAGAATACAAAACTTCCGGATTTCCTTGCATTTTTCTCCGGCAAGAGATTTGTTGCCATCATTACGGCAGTGATCTCTATCTTAGTGGCAGGCGTTCTGTTCTTCGTATGGCCGATCATATTTGGCGGTCTTGTAGCACTTGGCGAAGGTATCAGCGGTCTCGGCGCAATCGGCTCCGGTATCTATGCGTTCCTCAATCGTCTGCTCATCCCGTTCGGTCTGCATCATGCGCTGAATTCCGTATTCTGGTTTGATGCGGTTGGTATCAACGATCTCGGAAACTTCTGGGGCAATACCGGTACACCGGGCGTAACAGGTATGTATATGGCAGGTTTCTTCCCGTCCATGATGTTTGGTCTTCCGGCAGCAGCGCTGGCGATCGTACATACATCCAAACCGGAGAGGAAAAAAGCAACGGCAAGTATTATGGGCGCAGCAGCTCTCTGCTCGTTTATCTGCGGCGTTACAGAGCCTTTTGAATTCGCGTTCATGTTCCTTGCTCCGGCACTCTATGTTGTATATGCAATCCTTTACGGTATCTTTGCAGGTGTTTCCGTAGCTCTTGGGTTCCGTGCAGGGTTCTCTTTCTCCGCCGGTCTTACCGACTTGGTATTCAGCTCACAGCTTCCGCTTGCGCAGAAGATATGGCTGATCGTGCCTCTTGGCATTGCGGCAGTCGTTGTATTCTACCTTGTATTCCGTGTCATGATCTCCAAGTTTGATCTGAAGACACCGGGACGTGAGGACGATGACATCAGCGATGATGAGAAAAACGCAGTACTTGCAAACAATGATTTTACAAAAGTTGCTGAAATCGTTCTTGCAGGTCTGGGCGGCAAAGCAAATGTAACTTCTCTTGACAACTGTGTGACGAGACTTCGTCTGGAGATCAAAGATTACACGGCAATCGATGAGAGTAAGATCAAATCCGCAGGCGTTGCAGGGGTCATCAGACCGAGCAAAAATTCCGTTCAGGTTATCGTGGGAACGAAGGTACAGTTTGTAGCGGATGAGATGAAAAAGATGTTGTAA
- a CDS encoding zf-HC2 domain-containing protein yields the protein MDCKETRKNIYKFIVDELEGKELEKFMKHVTECEECREELSIQYLVTEGMQHLEKESTFDLQSQLEKKMESAARKIRSRKRVIWFMYFMETLAILAVVFMTVLVISK from the coding sequence ATGGATTGTAAAGAAACCCGCAAAAATATATATAAATTTATAGTAGATGAGTTGGAAGGGAAAGAGCTGGAAAAGTTCATGAAGCATGTGACGGAATGTGAAGAATGCAGAGAAGAGCTGTCCATTCAATATCTGGTCACGGAAGGAATGCAGCATCTGGAAAAGGAAAGCACGTTTGATTTGCAGAGTCAGCTGGAAAAAAAGATGGAAAGCGCTGCGAGAAAGATACGGTCCCGGAAGAGAGTCATATGGTTTATGTATTTTATGGAGACGCTGGCAATTCTGGCAGTTGTCTTTATGACGGTGTTGGTGATAAGTAAATGA
- the polA gene encoding DNA polymerase I: MSEKIVLIDGHSILHRAYYGVPLLSNARGLHTNAVYGFLNIMFKILEEEKPDYLTVAFDVHAPTFRHEIYQEYKGTRKPMPEELREQVPVLKRTLQAMGIQICEKAGLEADDLLGTLAKRSEKEGLEVCLVSGDRDLLQIASSHSKIRIPKTKGARTEIEDYYESDVKEKYGVTPEQFIELKALMGDASDNIPGVPKVGEKTAIALMTQYGSIEAIYNDLESVPKKSVRESLRANRALADLSKTLATIKTDAEFPFSFEAARMHDLYTEEAYAIFRELEFKQMLGRFSRQSAADDITAHFRCVTELAEAERIFTSCVEAETVGVYLLQDKGAGLCGVGVCYSKNDIYVIKKQGFLTEEYLTGKLGSLQGCTMLSGFFLKSVYPYFRDDRVEQCFDVQLAAYLLNPLKNDYAIEDVANEHLALSMAGYGERFGKKSMEATALEEEENFVSYGCYAAYTVWKARGVLWRKLAESGMDRLYRDIEMPLSYVLYDMEREGIRAEAGELKRYGEALEGRISELEKSIHEKAGEEFNINSPKQLGEVLFDKLKLPGGKKTKTGYSTAADVLEKLAPDHKIIGEILEYRGLAKLKSTYADGLSVYIGADQKIHTNFNQTITATGRISSTEPNLQNIPMRMELGRLIRKVFVPEDGHLFTDADYSQIELRILAHMSGDEQLIEAYRMDEDIHRITASKVFHTELAQVTDLQRRNAKAVNFGIVYGISSFGLSQDLSISRKEAENYIQEYFATYPKVKEFLDRSVEEAKKNGYVTTMFGRRRPVPELSSGNYMQRSFGERVAMNSPIQGTAADIIKIAMIRVWRALKEAGCKSKLILQIHDELLIETWNEEAETVERILREEMKRAASLSVSLEVDLHTGRNWYEAK, encoded by the coding sequence ATGAGTGAAAAGATTGTATTGATCGATGGGCACAGCATATTGCACAGGGCCTATTACGGTGTTCCTCTGCTTAGTAATGCCAGAGGTCTGCATACCAATGCGGTATATGGATTTTTAAATATTATGTTTAAAATTCTTGAGGAAGAGAAACCGGATTATCTGACAGTGGCTTTTGACGTTCATGCTCCCACATTCCGCCATGAGATTTATCAGGAATATAAAGGGACGAGAAAGCCGATGCCGGAGGAACTGCGGGAGCAGGTGCCGGTCCTGAAGAGAACGCTTCAGGCGATGGGGATACAGATCTGCGAAAAAGCGGGACTGGAGGCGGACGACTTGCTTGGCACGCTGGCAAAGCGCAGCGAGAAGGAAGGGCTGGAAGTCTGTCTGGTATCCGGAGACAGGGATCTCTTACAGATCGCCTCTTCTCACAGTAAGATTCGTATTCCGAAGACAAAGGGTGCGAGAACGGAGATCGAGGATTATTACGAGAGTGATGTCAAAGAAAAGTATGGAGTGACACCGGAGCAATTTATAGAGCTGAAGGCGCTGATGGGTGATGCGTCGGATAATATTCCGGGTGTGCCGAAAGTGGGAGAGAAGACAGCGATCGCGCTGATGACACAGTATGGTTCCATTGAGGCGATTTACAATGATCTGGAATCCGTACCTAAGAAATCTGTGCGGGAGTCTCTGCGAGCCAACAGAGCGTTGGCTGATCTGAGTAAAACGCTGGCCACGATCAAGACAGATGCGGAATTTCCGTTTTCGTTCGAAGCAGCGCGAATGCACGACCTGTATACGGAGGAAGCCTATGCGATTTTCCGGGAGCTGGAGTTCAAACAGATGCTGGGGCGCTTTTCCCGGCAGTCTGCCGCTGATGATATAACGGCACATTTTCGCTGTGTGACGGAGCTGGCGGAAGCGGAGCGCATTTTTACGTCCTGTGTGGAGGCGGAGACCGTCGGCGTATATTTGCTTCAGGATAAGGGGGCAGGCCTTTGCGGCGTCGGCGTCTGTTATTCTAAAAATGACATATATGTCATAAAGAAACAGGGCTTTTTGACGGAAGAATATCTGACCGGGAAGCTCGGCAGTCTGCAGGGGTGCACGATGTTGTCGGGATTTTTTCTCAAAAGTGTATACCCTTATTTCCGGGATGACCGGGTGGAGCAGTGTTTTGACGTACAGCTTGCAGCCTATCTGCTCAATCCCCTCAAAAATGATTATGCCATCGAAGATGTGGCCAACGAACATCTGGCGCTGTCAATGGCAGGATATGGGGAGCGTTTCGGAAAAAAGAGCATGGAGGCCACAGCGCTGGAGGAGGAAGAGAATTTTGTCTCTTACGGGTGCTATGCTGCCTACACGGTCTGGAAGGCCAGGGGTGTGCTCTGGCGGAAGCTGGCAGAGAGCGGCATGGACCGGCTGTACCGTGACATAGAGATGCCGTTGTCTTATGTGCTCTATGACATGGAACGAGAGGGCATCCGGGCGGAGGCCGGGGAGCTGAAGCGATACGGAGAGGCGCTGGAAGGCAGGATCAGCGAACTGGAGAAATCGATCCATGAAAAGGCCGGAGAAGAGTTTAATATCAATTCCCCCAAACAGCTCGGGGAAGTCTTGTTTGATAAATTAAAACTTCCCGGTGGTAAAAAGACGAAGACCGGGTATTCCACGGCGGCGGATGTGCTGGAGAAGCTGGCGCCGGACCATAAGATTATCGGAGAGATTTTGGAATACCGGGGGCTTGCCAAGCTGAAGTCCACATATGCCGACGGATTGTCTGTCTATATCGGTGCAGATCAGAAAATCCATACGAATTTTAACCAGACGATCACGGCGACGGGGCGCATCAGTTCTACGGAGCCCAATTTGCAGAACATTCCGATGCGTATGGAGCTGGGCAGGCTGATCCGCAAAGTGTTCGTGCCGGAGGACGGGCATCTGTTTACGGATGCGGACTATTCACAGATCGAGCTGCGCATTCTGGCCCATATGTCGGGGGATGAACAGCTCATTGAGGCTTACCGGATGGATGAGGATATTCACCGGATCACGGCGTCGAAAGTATTTCATACGGAGCTGGCTCAGGTGACAGATCTGCAGAGACGCAATGCGAAAGCGGTAAATTTCGGCATTGTGTACGGGATCAGTTCCTTTGGGCTCAGTCAGGATCTGAGCATTTCCCGGAAAGAGGCGGAAAACTATATTCAGGAATATTTTGCCACATATCCGAAAGTAAAGGAATTTCTTGACAGATCGGTGGAAGAGGCAAAGAAAAACGGATATGTGACAACGATGTTCGGCCGACGCCGTCCGGTGCCGGAGCTGTCTTCCGGTAATTATATGCAGCGCTCTTTCGGGGAGCGGGTAGCTATGAATTCCCCGATTCAGGGAACGGCGGCGGATATTATTAAAATCGCGATGATCCGTGTCTGGCGGGCATTGAAAGAGGCAGGCTGTAAGTCAAAACTGATTTTACAGATCCATGACGAGCTGCTCATCGAGACATGGAACGAAGAGGCGGAGACGGTGGAGCGAATTCTCCGGGAGGAGATGAAGCGCGCGGCGTCACTTTCCGTATCTCTGGAAGTCGATCTGCACACCGGCAGGAACTGGTATGAGGCGAAGTGA
- the coaE gene encoding dephospho-CoA kinase (Dephospho-CoA kinase (CoaE) performs the final step in coenzyme A biosynthesis.) — protein MRVIGITGGVGAGKTRILHYLKRRYRCRILLADDAAKMLQEPGQPCYEQIVSLLGKDIAGKDGRIRKEKMAEKIFHDGGLLAAVNAIVHPAVKTYILQEIERERRKAETDFFFLEAALLLECGYEEIAEEIWYVYADEDVRRRRLKAGRKYTDEKIDSIFRSQLPDRTYRERCGFVIDNSGEAGYAYEQIDKKMGESLWKK, from the coding sequence ATGAGAGTGATCGGAATTACCGGTGGTGTGGGTGCGGGAAAGACCCGTATCCTGCATTATTTGAAAAGACGTTACCGCTGCCGGATTCTTTTGGCGGACGATGCCGCCAAGATGCTTCAGGAGCCCGGTCAGCCCTGTTATGAACAGATTGTTTCGTTGCTGGGGAAAGACATTGCGGGGAAGGATGGCCGAATCCGCAAAGAGAAAATGGCGGAGAAAATTTTTCATGACGGCGGACTGCTGGCCGCGGTCAATGCCATTGTTCACCCGGCGGTAAAGACCTACATTTTACAGGAGATCGAGAGAGAACGCCGGAAAGCAGAGACCGATTTTTTCTTTCTGGAGGCAGCGCTCCTTCTCGAGTGCGGGTATGAAGAGATCGCGGAAGAGATCTGGTATGTCTATGCCGATGAGGATGTCCGGCGCAGGAGACTGAAAGCCGGAAGAAAGTATACGGATGAAAAGATCGATAGTATTTTCCGCTCCCAGCTCCCTGACAGGACGTACAGAGAGCGCTGCGGATTTGTCATTGACAACAGCGGGGAAGCCGGATATGCTTATGAACAGATTGACAAAAAGATGGGGGAATCTCTGTGGAAGAAATAA
- a CDS encoding cell division FtsA domain-containing protein, with translation MEEIRKYPGKLVFGLDIGTRSIVGTVGYRTGEQFFVVAQRVKEHETRAMLDGQIHDIGRVGLTISQVKAELEEVIGSKLREVCIAAAGRVLKTVTIHTEQEFEEEQEISAEDIFALESKGIESAYEEFTVGDVEPGLKFYCVGYSVMRYYMNHYVIGNLEDHKAKSIGVDLIATFLPEDVVDGLYKAVGQAGLEVVNLTLEPIAAIQVAIPEMYRMLNIALVDVGAGTSDISITQGGSVVAYGMIPIAGDALTEAVAQLCLVDFVTAEQVKRDCGEMDIVEYRDIMGLTQTVGRDKLLTEVQPVIESMTKQVSDKIRELNGDKSVSAVFVVGGGGKIPGYTDALARHLDIPEERVALRGEEVMQKIRFLEKEIHKDSLLVTPIGICLSFYEQSNSFIFVTFNNRRIKLYDNSRLAVVDAAMQADFPNESLFPKRGRALHFMVDGKSRMVRGQLGEAAVITVNGTTADIYTPIHANDVVAVQESTAGQAASLEIKQLPEYHAVITMEINEKKIVLPKFASVNGQLQSGYYDIQEDDKIEMINFYTVRQVAEFMDVIINEEMNIYVNNKLANMDTRVYENFSVIWTMDTLELSDVEQYESAEEETWAEEAEWSLAESGELLAQEAEDEIREQTENGQESRDSAAEQETREAEAPVSADSLGVIVNGSPVVLKGKDNYVFVDVFDVIDFDLSKPKGKGIVTRLNGKDTQYMAPVSEGDVIEIYWRE, from the coding sequence GTGGAAGAAATAAGAAAATACCCTGGAAAACTGGTGTTCGGACTTGATATAGGCACGAGAAGCATTGTCGGGACGGTCGGCTACAGGACGGGCGAACAGTTTTTCGTAGTGGCACAGCGAGTGAAAGAACATGAGACAAGGGCGATGCTGGACGGGCAGATCCATGATATTGGCAGAGTGGGACTGACGATCAGCCAGGTAAAGGCGGAACTGGAAGAGGTGATCGGCAGCAAACTGCGGGAAGTATGTATCGCTGCCGCAGGCCGTGTGCTGAAGACGGTGACGATACACACAGAACAGGAATTTGAGGAAGAGCAGGAGATCTCCGCAGAAGATATTTTTGCGCTGGAATCCAAGGGTATTGAGAGCGCCTATGAGGAGTTTACGGTCGGGGATGTCGAGCCCGGGCTTAAATTCTACTGTGTGGGCTATTCTGTCATGCGGTATTATATGAATCATTATGTGATCGGTAATCTGGAGGATCACAAGGCAAAGTCAATCGGCGTCGATCTGATTGCCACCTTTTTGCCGGAAGATGTCGTGGACGGACTGTACAAGGCGGTCGGACAGGCCGGGCTGGAAGTCGTCAATCTGACGCTGGAGCCGATCGCCGCCATACAGGTGGCGATTCCCGAAATGTACCGGATGCTGAATATCGCGCTTGTCGATGTGGGAGCAGGTACATCCGATATTTCGATTACGCAGGGCGGCAGTGTCGTTGCGTATGGAATGATCCCCATCGCGGGGGACGCTCTGACGGAGGCGGTGGCACAGCTGTGTCTTGTCGATTTTGTGACGGCAGAGCAGGTAAAGCGTGACTGCGGCGAGATGGATATAGTGGAGTACAGAGACATTATGGGACTGACACAGACTGTCGGGCGGGATAAGCTGTTGACAGAAGTACAGCCTGTGATCGAGTCAATGACAAAACAGGTCTCGGATAAGATTCGGGAACTGAACGGGGACAAGTCTGTCAGTGCGGTCTTTGTCGTAGGCGGAGGCGGTAAGATCCCCGGATATACGGATGCACTCGCCAGACATCTGGATATTCCCGAGGAGCGTGTGGCTCTGCGCGGAGAGGAAGTGATGCAGAAAATCCGCTTCCTTGAGAAAGAAATTCACAAAGATTCTCTGCTTGTGACGCCGATCGGAATCTGTCTGTCCTTTTATGAGCAGAGTAATTCTTTTATTTTTGTCACCTTTAATAACCGCCGAATCAAATTGTATGATAATTCCAGGCTGGCAGTTGTGGATGCGGCCATGCAGGCGGATTTTCCGAATGAGAGTCTCTTTCCCAAGAGGGGACGGGCGCTTCATTTTATGGTGGACGGTAAGAGCCGTATGGTACGCGGGCAGCTCGGAGAGGCGGCAGTGATTACCGTAAACGGTACTACGGCGGATATTTATACGCCGATCCATGCCAATGACGTGGTCGCCGTGCAGGAGTCGACGGCCGGGCAGGCGGCCTCACTTGAGATCAAACAACTGCCGGAATACCATGCCGTGATCACGATGGAGATCAATGAGAAGAAGATCGTGCTTCCGAAATTCGCCAGCGTGAACGGACAGCTTCAGTCCGGATATTATGATATACAGGAAGACGACAAGATTGAGATGATCAATTTCTATACGGTGCGTCAGGTGGCTGAGTTTATGGATGTCATTATCAACGAAGAGATGAATATTTACGTCAATAATAAACTGGCCAATATGGATACCCGGGTATATGAAAACTTCTCTGTGATCTGGACGATGGATACGCTGGAGCTTTCGGATGTGGAACAGTATGAGAGCGCAGAGGAGGAAACGTGGGCGGAAGAGGCGGAATGGTCGCTGGCGGAGAGCGGGGAGCTGCTGGCGCAGGAGGCAGAAGATGAGATAAGGGAACAGACGGAGAATGGACAGGAGAGCAGGGACTCTGCGGCGGAGCAGGAAACAAGGGAGGCAGAAGCGCCCGTTTCCGCTGATTCACTCGGAGTGATCGTTAATGGCAGCCCGGTCGTTCTGAAGGGAAAAGACAATTATGTCTTTGTGGATGTGTTTGACGTTATCGACTTTGATCTGTCGAAGCCAAAGGGCAAAGGAATCGTGACAAGGCTCAATGGAAAGGACACCCAATATATGGCTCCCGTTTCCGAGGGGGACGTAATCGAGATCTACTGGAGGGAATGA
- a CDS encoding MBL fold metallo-hydrolase, translating to MRMCSIASGSSGNCIYVGTDTTHVLVDTGISGRRIEKGLRELDLSLQDIDAILITHEHADHISGLGVLLRKREIPVYATKGTIARMKASRSLGDVPGDVFQEIEEDENFIVKDVTAMPMKISHDAAQPVAYRFRHDRKTAGIITDLGVYNDYTVECLKGLDVVFLEANHDVRMLETGPYPYYLKQRILGERGHLSNESSGRFLSRIMHGGMKGIVLCHLSKENNLAELAYETVRVELTMADNEFGGSDFPITVARRDEISEIIHI from the coding sequence ATGAGAATGTGCAGCATTGCCAGCGGCAGCAGCGGCAACTGTATTTATGTGGGAACAGACACGACCCATGTGCTGGTGGATACGGGGATCAGCGGCAGGCGGATCGAAAAGGGACTGAGAGAACTTGACCTGTCTTTGCAGGACATCGACGCCATACTGATCACTCATGAACATGCCGATCATATCAGCGGACTTGGCGTATTGCTCAGGAAACGGGAAATTCCGGTCTATGCCACAAAGGGCACGATCGCAAGGATGAAAGCCTCCCGCTCTCTCGGCGATGTTCCCGGAGATGTGTTTCAGGAGATCGAAGAAGACGAGAATTTCATTGTCAAAGATGTGACGGCCATGCCGATGAAAATCTCCCATGACGCGGCGCAGCCGGTTGCCTATCGCTTTCGGCATGACAGAAAAACGGCGGGGATTATTACCGATCTCGGCGTTTACAACGATTACACGGTGGAGTGTCTGAAAGGGCTGGATGTTGTTTTCCTAGAGGCCAACCATGATGTGAGAATGTTGGAGACCGGTCCCTATCCGTATTATCTCAAGCAGAGAATCCTTGGGGAACGGGGGCATCTTTCCAACGAGTCGTCAGGACGGTTTCTCAGCCGGATCATGCACGGCGGCATGAAGGGGATTGTGCTCTGTCATCTGAGTAAGGAGAATAATCTGGCGGAACTGGCTTATGAGACTGTGAGGGTAGAGCTGACGATGGCGGACAATGAATTCGGGGGCAGTGATTTTCCGATTACGGTGGCCAGACGCGATGAAATATCGGAAATCATACATATATGA
- a CDS encoding ACT domain-containing protein, whose amino-acid sequence MKKTIITVVGKDTVGIIARVCTYLAENRINILDISQTIVQGYFNMMMIVDTSSSARAHGDMADELQALGEEIGVIIKCQREDIFRNMHRI is encoded by the coding sequence ATGAAAAAGACAATTATTACGGTGGTCGGCAAAGATACTGTGGGGATCATCGCCAGAGTTTGTACTTATCTGGCAGAAAACCGGATTAATATTCTGGATATATCGCAGACGATCGTTCAGGGGTATTTTAATATGATGATGATCGTTGATACTTCGTCGTCCGCCAGAGCACATGGAGATATGGCAGACGAACTGCAGGCGTTAGGAGAAGAAATCGGCGTCATCATCAAATGCCAGCGGGAAGACATATTTCGTAACATGCACAGAATCTAG
- a CDS encoding PFL family protein, whose protein sequence is MLNIFEVSETNKMIEKENLDVRTITLGISLLDCIDSDLERLNEKIYQKITTAARNLVPTGQEIEKEFGIPIVNKRISVTPIALIGGAACRTASDFVTLAHTMDRAANEVGVNLIGGYSALVSKGMTTADELLIRSIPRALAETQRVCSSVNLGSTKTGINMDGVRLMGQVIKETAEISKDRDSADCMKLVVFCNAPDDNPFMAGAFHGVTEADAVINVGVSGPGVVKTALEKVRGENFEVLCETIKKTAFKVTRVGQLVAQEASRMMGVPFGIVDLSLAPTPAVGDSVADILCEIGLEHVGAPGTTAALALLNDQVKKGGVMASSYVGGLSGAFIPVSEDQGMIDAVVAGALTLEKLEAMTCVCSVGLDMIAVPGKTSAAAISGMIADEMAIGMVNQKTTAVRVIPAIGKDVGDQVEFGGLFGYAPVMPVNEFSCDAFIARGGRIPAPIHSFKN, encoded by the coding sequence ATGTTAAATATATTTGAGGTGTCAGAGACGAACAAGATGATCGAGAAAGAGAATCTGGACGTGCGCACGATTACGCTCGGAATCAGCCTTCTCGACTGCATTGATTCCGACCTGGAGAGATTGAATGAAAAGATCTATCAGAAGATCACGACGGCGGCGAGAAATCTTGTGCCGACAGGGCAGGAGATAGAGAAAGAGTTCGGGATTCCCATTGTGAACAAGCGGATTTCGGTGACGCCGATTGCGCTGATCGGCGGAGCTGCCTGCAGGACGGCATCAGACTTTGTGACGCTGGCGCATACGATGGACAGAGCCGCCAATGAAGTGGGTGTCAATCTGATCGGCGGCTATTCTGCGCTTGTCTCCAAGGGGATGACAACGGCGGATGAATTGTTGATCCGCTCGATTCCCCGGGCGCTGGCGGAGACGCAGCGGGTGTGCAGTTCTGTAAATCTAGGCTCGACGAAGACCGGTATCAACATGGACGGCGTCAGACTGATGGGACAGGTCATCAAGGAGACGGCGGAAATCTCAAAGGACAGAGACAGTGCGGACTGTATGAAGCTGGTTGTGTTCTGCAATGCGCCGGATGACAACCCGTTTATGGCGGGAGCATTCCATGGGGTGACGGAGGCAGATGCAGTCATCAATGTGGGTGTCAGCGGTCCGGGCGTCGTCAAGACCGCGCTGGAAAAAGTACGGGGCGAAAATTTTGAAGTGCTCTGTGAGACGATCAAAAAGACAGCCTTTAAAGTGACGAGAGTGGGGCAGCTTGTCGCACAGGAAGCATCGCGGATGATGGGAGTGCCTTTTGGCATCGTGGACCTTTCTCTTGCGCCCACTCCGGCCGTCGGGGACAGCGTGGCGGATATTCTCTGTGAAATCGGACTGGAACATGTGGGAGCGCCGGGGACGACGGCAGCCCTTGCGCTTTTGAATGACCAGGTAAAAAAGGGCGGTGTGATGGCGTCCTCCTATGTAGGGGGTCTCAGCGGTGCGTTCATTCCGGTATCGGAGGATCAGGGCATGATCGATGCGGTCGTGGCGGGGGCGCTGACGCTGGAAAAGCTGGAGGCGATGACCTGCGTCTGCTCGGTGGGACTGGATATGATCGCGGTACCCGGGAAGACATCGGCGGCGGCTATTTCCGGTATGATCGCGGACGAGATGGCAATCGGCATGGTAAATCAGAAGACGACTGCGGTCAGAGTCATTCCGGCCATCGGCAAAGATGTGGGAGATCAGGTGGAATTTGGCGGTCTGTTTGGCTATGCGCCGGTCATGCCGGTCAATGAATTTTCCTGCGATGCCTTTATCGCAAGAGGAGGCAGGATTCCGGCGCCGATCCACAGTTTTAAAAACTAA